Proteins co-encoded in one Candidatus Bathyarchaeota archaeon genomic window:
- a CDS encoding iron-sulfur cluster assembly scaffold protein has translation MSRIPLPYNPKVMDLFRNPKNLGKMEDATVVAVAGNPACGDMITFYLKINEQEIIEKATFESYGCAANIATSSIVTEMIKGLSLEAAWKNITWQKVTEEIGGLPSVKFHCGVLAVGALKRAIRQYYTQKGVAAPTWLPSENTFEEKQALEEEQLAKMLSKRMKTEAEK, from the coding sequence ATGTCACGTATACCTCTACCTTACAACCCCAAAGTAATGGACTTATTCCGCAACCCCAAGAATTTGGGCAAAATGGAAGATGCCACAGTAGTTGCAGTAGCCGGCAACCCGGCTTGCGGAGACATGATTACGTTTTATTTAAAAATTAATGAGCAGGAAATAATTGAGAAGGCAACGTTTGAGAGCTATGGGTGCGCCGCCAACATTGCTACTTCCAGCATAGTCACCGAAATGATTAAAGGCTTAAGCTTAGAGGCAGCATGGAAAAACATTACTTGGCAGAAGGTTACTGAGGAAATCGGCGGCTTGCCAAGCGTCAAATTCCACTGCGGGGTCCTTGCTGTCGGTGCACTAAAACGTGCTATAAGGCAATACTACACGCAAAAGGGCGTAGCTGCTCCCACTTGGTTGCCTAGTGAAAACACTTTTGAGGAAAAACAAGCCTTAGAGGAAGAACAGCTTGCAAAAATGCTTTCCAAGAGGATGAAAACTGAGGCAGAAAAGTAA
- a CDS encoding cysteine desulfurase — MDIQAIRSDFPILKRTINGNPLIYFDNAATTQKPRQVIDAVTDYYQNHNGNVHRAVHTLSMEATDLYEKAREKVAKFINAKDPAEIVFVRGTTEAINLVAYSWGLSNLGKGDEVLVSLMEHHSNIVPWEVTSKRGDFTVKYADLNEDGTLNYTDFENEFSSKTKIVSLSHVSNVTGAINDIKRIAKIAHDNGALVLADGAQSVPHMPVNVQDLGVDFLVFSGHKMLGPTGIGVLYGKKELLEKMPPFEGGGEMIREVEFSQDSGRCSVSFNDLPWKFEAGTPNIAGAVGLGAAIAYLEGLGMDNILSHEKALTKYAVERMRECSKVTVYGPSDLSKKCGIIPFSVKGMSSHDVALFCDNFGIMMRSGYHCAQPLHQQILKLHSSARASFYLYNTTEEIDRFIEVLKELDKL, encoded by the coding sequence GTGGATATTCAAGCGATTCGCAGCGACTTTCCTATTCTGAAAAGGACAATTAACGGCAATCCACTAATCTACTTTGACAACGCTGCCACAACTCAAAAGCCTCGTCAAGTCATCGACGCCGTAACCGATTACTATCAAAACCACAATGGTAATGTACACCGTGCAGTCCACACGCTTTCTATGGAGGCAACTGACCTGTATGAGAAGGCACGGGAGAAAGTCGCAAAATTTATCAACGCCAAAGACCCAGCTGAAATCGTTTTCGTCAGGGGCACAACTGAAGCAATAAACTTGGTAGCGTACTCTTGGGGGCTAAGCAACCTTGGCAAGGGTGACGAAGTTCTAGTTTCTCTTATGGAGCATCACAGCAATATAGTTCCGTGGGAAGTCACTTCTAAACGAGGGGATTTCACCGTAAAATACGCCGACTTAAACGAGGACGGCACGCTCAACTACACAGATTTCGAGAACGAGTTCTCCAGCAAAACAAAGATTGTTAGCTTAAGCCACGTCTCAAACGTCACAGGCGCAATAAACGACATTAAAAGAATTGCCAAGATCGCCCATGACAATGGCGCTTTGGTATTGGCTGATGGTGCCCAGTCTGTTCCACACATGCCTGTGAACGTTCAGGATTTAGGTGTAGATTTCTTGGTGTTTTCAGGTCATAAAATGCTCGGACCCACAGGCATCGGAGTTCTCTACGGCAAAAAAGAACTTTTGGAAAAAATGCCGCCTTTCGAGGGCGGAGGCGAAATGATACGGGAAGTCGAGTTTAGCCAAGATAGTGGGCGCTGTAGTGTTTCTTTTAATGATTTGCCTTGGAAGTTTGAGGCTGGTACACCTAACATTGCAGGTGCCGTCGGTTTAGGCGCAGCAATAGCATACTTGGAGGGCTTGGGCATGGATAACATTTTGAGTCATGAAAAAGCGCTCACTAAATATGCAGTTGAGCGCATGAGGGAGTGCAGTAAAGTTACCGTTTATGGTCCAAGTGACCTCTCAAAAAAATGCGGCATTATTCCTTTCAGCGTTAAGGGAATGTCCTCGCATGACGTTGCGTTATTCTGCGATAACTTTGGCATAATGATGCGGAGCGGCTACCACTGTGCACAACCTCTGCATCAACAAATTCTCAAGTTGCATTCCTCAGCTAGGGCAAGCTTTTACTTATACAATACAACCGAGGAAATTGACCGCTTCATTGAAGTCCTAAAGGAGCTGGACAAACTCTAA